Proteins encoded in a region of the Melioribacteraceae bacterium genome:
- a CDS encoding acyl carrier protein, whose protein sequence is MDVEAKVKEIIMDKLGVEESQITPEASFTNDLGADSLDIVELVMGFESAFNISIPDEDAEKISTVGDATKYLKEKLG, encoded by the coding sequence ATGGACGTTGAAGCAAAAGTAAAAGAAATCATTATGGATAAACTCGGTGTAGAAGAATCTCAAATTACACCTGAAGCTTCATTTACAAACGACCTCGGCGCAGATTCTCTCGATATCGTTGAACTTGTTATGGGTTTCGAATCTGCTTTCAATATCTCTATACCTGATGAAGATGCTGAAAAAATCTCCACTGTCGGAGATGCTACAAAATACCTTAAAGAAAAATTAGGTTAA
- the fabF gene encoding beta-ketoacyl-ACP synthase II: MSNRRVVITGMGAVTPIGNNTREYWEGLISGRNGANMITRFDASAFPTRFACEVKNFDPLTYIDKKEVKRMDPYTHYALATAAMALEDSKLDLSKIDNERAGVVFGSGIGGILTLTDVHSAYLEGGPRRVTPFFVPMMIPDIAAGQISIKYGLKGPNYATVSACATSSHAIADAFMLIQRGSADIIFSGGSEYSLIPLSVAGFCAARAISNWNDRYLEASRPFDKDRNGFVMGDGGGTLVLEELEHALKRGAHIYAEIIGIGLSADAFHVTAPPPGGEGAYRSMREALKDGGIQPEQVDYINAHGTSTELNDLNETKAIKTLFGEHAYKLAISSTKSMTGHLLGAAGAIEAIATALAIQNSIIPPTINLDNPDPECDLNYTPKVAAKREINYAISNTFGFGGHNASLLFKKFTG, encoded by the coding sequence ATGAGCAATAGGAGAGTTGTAATTACAGGAATGGGTGCAGTTACTCCAATCGGAAACAATACCCGTGAATACTGGGAAGGATTGATTAGCGGCAGAAACGGAGCGAATATGATAACACGGTTCGATGCTTCCGCTTTCCCTACCAGGTTTGCCTGTGAAGTTAAAAATTTCGATCCATTGACATACATCGATAAAAAAGAAGTCAAAAGGATGGATCCTTATACTCATTATGCTCTTGCTACCGCTGCAATGGCTCTCGAAGATTCCAAACTTGATCTTTCCAAAATCGATAATGAAAGAGCCGGCGTTGTATTCGGAAGCGGAATTGGTGGAATCTTAACACTCACCGATGTTCATTCGGCCTATCTCGAAGGAGGGCCCAGAAGAGTAACTCCCTTTTTTGTCCCGATGATGATTCCCGATATTGCAGCGGGACAAATTTCAATTAAGTATGGTCTCAAAGGACCGAACTATGCAACTGTCTCTGCATGCGCTACTTCTTCTCATGCTATAGCGGATGCTTTTATGCTTATTCAAAGAGGTTCTGCGGATATTATTTTCAGCGGCGGTTCGGAATATTCTCTTATTCCTCTTTCCGTAGCCGGGTTCTGTGCTGCCAGAGCAATTTCTAACTGGAACGACAGATATCTTGAAGCTTCACGCCCATTCGATAAAGACAGGAACGGTTTTGTTATGGGCGACGGAGGCGGTACTCTCGTTCTGGAGGAACTAGAGCATGCTCTTAAACGCGGCGCTCATATCTACGCTGAAATCATAGGTATCGGATTATCGGCCGATGCTTTCCATGTTACAGCCCCGCCGCCCGGCGGCGAAGGAGCCTACCGTTCTATGCGCGAAGCCCTTAAAGACGGCGGTATTCAACCGGAACAGGTTGATTATATTAACGCTCACGGTACTTCGACTGAATTAAACGACCTGAATGAAACGAAAGCTATCAAAACTCTTTTCGGTGAACATGCTTATAAACTTGCAATAAGTTCAACCAAATCGATGACCGGACATTTGCTTGGAGCTGCCGGAGCTATTGAAGCAATTGCGACCGCACTTGCAATACAGAATTCAATTATTCCTCCTACAATAAACCTGGATAATCCAGATCCCGAATGCGATCTTAATTATACTCCAAAGGTTGCTGCAAAACGGGAAATTAATTACGCTATTAGTAATACATTCGGCTTTGGCGGCCATAATGCCAGCTTGCTGTTTAAGAAGTTTACAGGTTAA
- the rnc gene encoding ribonuclease III — MLKSFFENLKKIFNRRIISNTIPAEILSKIESLQEKLGFNIEDRAYFVKAITHRSYLEINPGLEKSNERLEFLGDAVLNMIVGAYLFENYVEEEEGFLTKARSSLVNRERLYMTAENLGLKNYLMYNHRYIGDSFEGLKTILADSLEAIIGAIYIDKGLQEAEKFVLNNIVYPYEEDESFLVDKNFKGQLLEFTHSKKMDPPRYVVTKMEGPEHKREFTIEVHIGDLLYGTGMGRSKKSAEQEASRQAISSLRSKNKNISS, encoded by the coding sequence TTGTTAAAAAGTTTTTTTGAAAATCTTAAAAAGATTTTCAATCGAAGAATCATTAGTAATACAATTCCTGCTGAGATTCTTTCAAAAATAGAATCCCTTCAGGAAAAACTCGGTTTTAATATCGAAGACCGGGCATACTTTGTTAAAGCTATTACTCACAGATCCTACCTCGAAATTAATCCCGGCCTTGAAAAATCCAATGAACGGCTTGAGTTCCTCGGTGACGCGGTTTTGAATATGATTGTTGGCGCTTACCTCTTTGAAAATTATGTTGAAGAAGAGGAAGGTTTTTTAACCAAAGCACGTTCATCACTCGTAAATCGGGAACGTCTCTATATGACGGCTGAAAATCTCGGTCTGAAGAATTACCTTATGTATAATCACCGTTATATTGGCGACTCTTTCGAAGGATTGAAAACAATTCTGGCCGATTCACTTGAAGCCATTATCGGAGCTATCTATATCGATAAAGGATTGCAGGAAGCTGAAAAGTTTGTACTTAATAACATCGTTTATCCTTATGAGGAAGACGAAAGCTTCCTGGTAGATAAAAACTTTAAAGGACAGCTCCTTGAATTTACACATTCAAAAAAAATGGATCCCCCAAGGTATGTTGTGACAAAAATGGAAGGCCCTGAGCATAAAAGAGAATTTACTATTGAAGTTCACATAGGGGATTTACTTTATGGTACAGGAATGGGAAGGAGTAAAAAATCCGCTGAGCAGGAGGCATCCCGGCAGGCCATTTCATCTCTTAGATCAAAAAATAAAAATATTTCATCCTGA
- the gcvP gene encoding aminomethyl-transferring glycine dehydrogenase has translation MNNFEFFDKFVDRHIGPDENEIKKMLDVIGVSSLDELIEKTVPKSIKLKDELKLDEPMTEFEFLNHLRDVASKNKIFKNYIGMGYYPTITPGVVRRNILENPGWYTQYTPYQAEISQGRLEALLNFQTMIIDLTGLPIANASLLDEATAAAEAMGMLYSVRKTNKKNSNVFFVSDEVFPQTVDVLKTRSAPLGIELRIGNLKNLELTDDLFGIFVQYPTGDGEIYDYRKLFEEASSKGIYKAVAADLLSLALLTPPGEFGADIAVGSAQRFGVPMGYGGPHAAFFATKDEFKRQIPGRIIGVSVDSQGKRALRMALQTREQHIKREHATSNICTAQVLLAIMAGMYATYHGPKGIKAIAGRINNLASLLSDNLNQLGIKQLNKNYFDTLKVVMSSSGEAGRVNKSALEKRINLRIIDDKTFGISIAEPDTINDVMALTGIFASAVNRKIPDINSNLNADSIPAELKRKSDFLTHPVFNSYYAETEMLRYIKGLEKKDLSLTQSMIPLGSCTMKLNASTEMFPVTWSKFGEIHPFAPSDQTAGYKELITKLENDLALMTGFKSVSMQPNSGAQGEYTGLMVIRAYHHSRGDFHRDVVLIPASAHGTNPASAVMAGGKVVVVKCDEKGNIDLADLRAKAEQYKDSLSSLMVTYPSTHGVFEEEIIEICKIIHDCGGQVYMDGANLNAQLGLTSPGSIGADVCHLNLHKTFTIPHGGGGPGMGPIAVADHLTPFLPGHPVVKTGGDKAINAVSAAPWGSASILVIPYAYIKMMGGKGLTFATKVAILNANYIKAKLNGYYPTLYTGANGFVAHELIFDTRNFKQSANIEVEDIAKRLMDYGFHAPTVSFPVPGTLMVEPTESESLYELNRFCDAMIAIRKEIENVEKGNWDKADNPLKNSPHTAEVVIANEWNHKYTREEAAFPANYVRENKFWPGVGRVNNAYGDRNLVCSCLPVSDYE, from the coding sequence ATGAATAATTTCGAATTCTTCGACAAATTCGTTGACCGCCATATCGGTCCCGATGAAAATGAGATTAAAAAGATGCTTGATGTTATTGGCGTTTCTTCCCTGGATGAATTGATAGAGAAGACTGTCCCAAAATCGATTAAATTGAAAGATGAGCTGAAACTTGATGAACCGATGACCGAATTTGAATTTCTCAATCATCTGAGAGACGTAGCATCAAAGAACAAAATTTTCAAAAACTACATCGGTATGGGTTACTATCCTACTATAACACCCGGTGTGGTTAGAAGAAATATTCTCGAAAATCCCGGATGGTATACTCAATACACTCCGTACCAGGCAGAAATTTCGCAGGGAAGGCTCGAAGCACTTCTCAATTTTCAGACTATGATTATTGATCTGACCGGTTTACCGATAGCAAACGCGTCTCTTCTGGATGAAGCAACCGCTGCCGCTGAGGCGATGGGTATGCTTTATTCTGTTAGAAAAACCAATAAGAAAAATTCTAATGTCTTCTTTGTAAGTGACGAAGTTTTTCCGCAGACCGTTGATGTGCTTAAAACCCGTTCGGCTCCTCTTGGCATTGAATTAAGAATAGGTAATCTTAAAAATCTTGAACTGACCGATGACCTGTTCGGAATATTTGTACAGTACCCAACAGGTGATGGCGAGATATATGATTACAGAAAACTTTTTGAAGAAGCTTCTTCTAAAGGAATCTATAAAGCTGTAGCCGCAGATCTGTTAAGTCTTGCTCTTCTTACTCCTCCCGGCGAATTCGGTGCCGATATTGCAGTCGGTTCCGCTCAGCGATTCGGTGTCCCGATGGGATACGGCGGACCTCATGCGGCATTCTTTGCTACCAAGGATGAATTCAAACGCCAGATTCCGGGAAGAATTATCGGTGTCTCCGTTGATAGCCAGGGTAAAAGAGCTCTTAGAATGGCTCTTCAGACACGTGAACAGCATATTAAAAGAGAACACGCAACCAGTAATATCTGCACCGCTCAGGTTCTTCTGGCTATTATGGCTGGTATGTACGCAACATATCACGGTCCTAAAGGTATTAAAGCAATTGCCGGCAGGATAAACAACCTTGCCTCTCTGCTTTCTGATAATCTGAATCAGCTTGGAATTAAACAGTTAAATAAAAATTATTTTGATACTCTGAAAGTGGTTATGAGTAGTTCCGGAGAAGCGGGTCGCGTTAATAAATCGGCTCTCGAAAAAAGAATTAACCTGAGAATTATTGACGATAAGACTTTTGGAATCTCGATAGCGGAACCAGATACAATTAACGATGTTATGGCCCTTACCGGAATATTTGCATCAGCAGTAAACCGCAAGATTCCGGATATTAATTCTAATCTTAACGCCGATAGCATCCCGGCGGAATTGAAACGGAAGTCGGATTTTTTGACTCATCCTGTTTTCAATTCATATTACGCAGAAACGGAAATGCTCAGATATATTAAAGGACTTGAGAAGAAGGATCTTTCGCTTACGCAATCTATGATTCCGCTCGGTTCCTGTACTATGAAGCTTAACGCCTCAACAGAAATGTTTCCCGTTACCTGGAGCAAATTTGGAGAGATTCATCCGTTCGCTCCTTCCGATCAGACCGCAGGCTATAAAGAACTGATAACAAAACTTGAAAACGATCTGGCACTTATGACCGGATTTAAATCCGTCTCGATGCAGCCCAATTCCGGCGCTCAGGGTGAATATACCGGTCTGATGGTTATAAGAGCATACCATCATAGCCGTGGTGATTTTCACCGCGATGTAGTGCTGATCCCTGCTTCTGCACACGGTACAAATCCTGCCAGCGCTGTAATGGCAGGCGGTAAAGTTGTTGTTGTAAAGTGTGATGAGAAAGGGAATATCGATCTAGCCGACCTCCGCGCAAAAGCCGAACAGTATAAGGATTCACTCTCTTCGCTTATGGTTACATATCCTTCAACTCACGGAGTTTTTGAGGAGGAGATAATCGAAATCTGCAAAATCATACATGATTGCGGTGGTCAGGTTTATATGGATGGCGCTAATCTAAACGCTCAGCTCGGTTTAACAAGCCCCGGTTCTATCGGCGCGGATGTATGCCATCTCAATCTTCACAAAACATTTACTATTCCGCACGGCGGGGGCGGACCCGGTATGGGACCGATTGCAGTAGCCGATCATCTAACGCCGTTTTTACCCGGCCACCCGGTTGTTAAGACCGGAGGCGATAAGGCGATTAACGCTGTTTCGGCTGCGCCTTGGGGCAGTGCGAGCATCCTGGTTATTCCTTATGCATATATTAAAATGATGGGCGGTAAAGGATTAACGTTTGCTACTAAGGTTGCAATACTTAATGCCAATTATATAAAAGCAAAACTTAATGGTTATTACCCAACTCTCTACACAGGGGCAAACGGTTTTGTTGCTCATGAATTGATTTTTGATACGCGCAATTTTAAACAGTCTGCAAACATTGAAGTTGAGGATATCGCTAAGAGACTTATGGATTATGGTTTTCATGCTCCAACAGTTTCTTTCCCGGTACCTGGTACTCTAATGGTTGAGCCGACTGAAAGCGAATCGTTATACGAACTTAACCGTTTCTGCGACGCTATGATTGCCATCAGAAAAGAGATTGAGAATGTTGAAAAAGGGAACTGGGATAAAGCCGATAATCCTCTTAAGAATTCTCCCCATACTGCAGAGGTTGTAATTGCAAATGAATGGAATCATAAATATACCCGTGAAGAAGCTGCTTTCCCTGCAAACTATGTAAGGGAAAATAAATTCTGGCCCGGCGTAGGACGCGTTAATAATGCTTACGGCGACCGTAATCTTGTCTGCAGCTGTTTACCGGTAAGTGATTACGAATAA
- a CDS encoding CoA-binding protein, with product MNTDNKVNICRLLKDSKTIAVVGISREKWKTSRKIASFLADHNYDVVGVNPSFGDGDADGIKVYKSISDIPHQVDIINVFRRSEDIPALIEEVLEKNPKALWLQQGIRNDNAVKPVIEKGIITIQDECIFVEYNNCKSFSSKS from the coding sequence ATGAATACGGATAATAAAGTAAATATATGCCGGCTCTTAAAAGATTCTAAAACAATTGCGGTTGTAGGAATCTCGAGGGAAAAGTGGAAGACGAGCAGAAAGATTGCCTCGTTCCTTGCTGATCATAACTATGATGTTGTCGGAGTAAATCCCTCGTTCGGTGATGGAGATGCGGACGGAATAAAAGTATACAAATCTATTTCAGATATTCCGCATCAAGTGGATATAATTAATGTGTTTAGGCGCTCCGAAGATATTCCCGCTCTAATTGAAGAAGTGCTTGAGAAAAATCCTAAAGCCCTCTGGCTTCAGCAGGGTATTAGAAACGATAATGCAGTTAAGCCTGTTATTGAAAAGGGGATTATTACAATTCAGGATGAATGCATTTTTGTTGAATACAATAACTGTAAATCATTTTCATCGAAGAGTTAA
- a CDS encoding POTRA domain-containing protein codes for MKFFKKEYFITAAGIFIFLQSILTAAPDSLYVDNEYFIVDSIKISGNDITEEYIILRELTFKSSDVVSTSDLRYNRERIFSLRLFTRVDLKTEASSDQDKKNVIIDLAESWYIYPIPFIRRNNEASGKYSFGVNLSFKNFRGRNEHLRSVISLGYDPYFALLYQNPAFDFKNNLGISFGLSFLKLSNKSEYAKTIYGGDFEYKFYSIGFSLGKRIDQFNELYGTAGFDYIEGPEESKGRITASGRPIDRVLSLKVNYDYDSRDLKQFSQNGIFSSVSLKHNGFGINSISYNVFEFDFREYRSIISDLSARWRFAFRHTFGGFIPYYDYSYFGYGEYVRGYSNDNHEGNNSIIASVEMSYPLIKEFDFSIKIPLIPQQLTSARIGIYLSAFADAGQVFNNNHRFRFSDFYPGYGFGLTILVLPYNALRLEYAFNKYGIGEILIGTGFSF; via the coding sequence ATGAAATTCTTTAAAAAGGAATACTTCATAACTGCAGCCGGCATTTTTATTTTTCTTCAATCCATTCTTACTGCTGCTCCCGATTCACTCTATGTTGATAACGAATATTTTATTGTCGATTCAATTAAGATCTCCGGCAACGATATAACCGAGGAATATATAATCCTCCGTGAATTAACATTTAAATCGAGCGATGTGGTCTCAACCTCTGATCTGCGCTATAACAGGGAGCGGATATTCAGTCTCCGGCTTTTCACGCGGGTTGATCTTAAAACTGAAGCGTCGTCCGATCAGGATAAAAAAAATGTAATTATCGACCTGGCAGAAAGCTGGTATATCTATCCTATTCCGTTTATAAGGCGCAATAATGAGGCTTCAGGCAAATACTCCTTCGGTGTCAATCTTTCATTCAAGAATTTCAGGGGGCGGAACGAGCACCTCCGTTCCGTAATTAGTCTCGGTTACGATCCCTACTTTGCACTTTTATATCAAAATCCTGCATTCGATTTTAAGAATAATCTCGGAATCAGTTTCGGATTATCATTTCTTAAACTCAGCAATAAAAGTGAATATGCTAAAACAATTTACGGCGGTGATTTCGAATATAAATTCTATTCTATAGGCTTTTCACTCGGTAAGAGAATTGATCAGTTCAACGAATTATATGGCACTGCAGGTTTCGATTATATTGAGGGACCGGAAGAATCGAAAGGGAGGATTACGGCATCGGGCAGGCCGATAGATCGAGTACTCTCTCTTAAAGTCAATTATGATTATGATTCGAGGGACCTGAAGCAATTCTCCCAGAATGGAATTTTTTCTTCCGTATCACTAAAACATAACGGGTTCGGAATAAACAGCATAAGCTACAATGTATTCGAGTTTGATTTCAGGGAATACAGGAGCATTATTAGCGATCTTTCGGCAAGGTGGAGATTCGCATTCCGTCATACCTTCGGAGGATTTATTCCTTACTATGATTATTCCTACTTCGGTTACGGAGAATATGTACGTGGCTACAGTAATGATAATCATGAAGGGAATAATTCAATTATTGCATCTGTGGAAATGAGCTATCCTTTAATCAAAGAATTTGATTTCAGTATTAAAATCCCGTTAATTCCGCAACAGTTAACATCTGCCAGAATCGGCATTTATCTCTCTGCATTTGCCGATGCGGGTCAGGTTTTTAATAATAATCATCGGTTCAGATTTTCTGATTTTTATCCGGGTTACGGTTTCGGATTAACTATTTTAGTGCTACCTTACAATGCGCTTAGGTTAGAGTATGCATTCAATAAATACGGCATAGGAGAAATATTAATTGGCACCGGATTTTCTTTCTAA
- a CDS encoding RsmE family RNA methyltransferase — MAPDFLSNTDLYYSPDPVIENKISITGEEVHHIKDVMRHREGDPLAVTDGKGNIFKSRIESISKNSIQCSISEVLHYGNPLEKIFFCIPRLRTQDRFEFALEKCVELGITNFIIFDSIRTVAKGPKIDRWQKVLMAAMKQSLRSYLPTVQHLRSVSEIAGLPGKRIIFEQTAGLKLDKFLSTSGPSFGDENFYFVFGPEGGFADEEIFMTKKCYFVKLTGNRLRTETAVISAAGMVATILGN; from the coding sequence TTGGCACCGGATTTTCTTTCTAATACAGATCTCTATTACTCACCCGATCCAGTAATTGAGAATAAAATATCCATTACGGGTGAAGAAGTTCATCACATAAAAGATGTTATGAGGCACAGGGAAGGCGATCCGCTTGCTGTTACTGATGGAAAAGGAAATATATTCAAGAGCCGGATCGAATCAATTTCCAAGAACAGTATTCAATGCTCTATTAGTGAAGTGTTGCATTACGGCAATCCGCTGGAAAAAATATTCTTCTGTATCCCGAGGTTAAGGACTCAGGACCGTTTTGAATTTGCCCTGGAGAAATGTGTTGAGCTTGGCATAACAAATTTCATAATCTTCGATTCGATCAGGACCGTTGCCAAAGGTCCGAAGATCGACAGATGGCAGAAAGTTCTAATGGCTGCTATGAAACAATCTTTAAGGTCATACTTACCGACTGTACAACATCTCAGATCAGTTTCCGAAATCGCAGGTTTACCCGGTAAACGGATTATTTTCGAGCAGACAGCCGGCTTAAAACTCGACAAATTCCTTTCAACTTCCGGTCCCTCATTCGGTGATGAAAATTTCTACTTTGTTTTCGGTCCGGAAGGTGGCTTTGCGGATGAAGAAATATTTATGACGAAAAAATGTTACTTCGTTAAGCTGACAGGGAACAGGTTAAGGACTGAAACCGCGGTTATATCGGCGGCTGGAATGGTTGCTACAATCTTAGGTAACTAA
- a CDS encoding purine-nucleoside phosphorylase: protein MVNLNEKYRPIIESMKAEIPFEPEICIVLGSGLGDFAEKVKTVKSFSTASLPGYPKSTVEGHQGYLHFSEYAGKKLLIVQGRIHFYEGYKLSECIIPVHLAAKLNCKKIILTNAAGGINTNFKPGDLMLISSFNGTAIKKELTEVLGLTTIDRRNGFIDFPSGEINDKIKIAALKEKILLREGVYWFTKGPSYETKAEIKMMQKFGGDAVGMSTFHEAVYASYLGLKVGAISCITNFAAGLSSQKLSHSEVMETAEHVKIDFERLVKKIIELI from the coding sequence ATGGTGAATCTGAACGAGAAATACCGGCCGATAATTGAATCGATGAAAGCGGAAATTCCGTTTGAACCGGAAATCTGTATTGTACTCGGCAGCGGATTAGGCGACTTTGCAGAGAAAGTTAAGACAGTCAAATCATTCTCCACCGCATCATTGCCCGGTTATCCCAAATCGACAGTTGAAGGACACCAGGGCTATCTTCACTTCTCTGAATATGCCGGTAAAAAACTTCTGATAGTTCAGGGAAGAATTCATTTCTATGAAGGATATAAACTATCCGAGTGTATTATACCTGTTCATCTTGCCGCTAAGCTGAACTGCAAAAAAATAATTCTTACAAATGCTGCCGGCGGAATAAACACCAATTTCAAGCCGGGCGACCTGATGCTTATCTCCTCATTCAACGGAACCGCAATTAAAAAAGAATTAACGGAAGTATTAGGACTTACAACAATTGACAGGCGGAACGGGTTTATTGATTTCCCTTCCGGAGAGATTAATGATAAAATAAAAATTGCCGCGCTGAAGGAAAAAATCTTATTAAGAGAAGGTGTTTACTGGTTTACTAAAGGCCCCAGCTACGAAACTAAAGCGGAAATAAAAATGATGCAGAAGTTCGGCGGCGATGCCGTCGGGATGTCCACATTCCACGAAGCCGTATATGCTTCTTATTTGGGTCTTAAAGTCGGGGCAATCTCCTGTATAACAAATTTTGCTGCCGGGCTCTCCTCGCAGAAATTATCCCATTCGGAAGTGATGGAAACAGCCGAACATGTAAAAATCGATTTCGAGCGGCTTGTAAAAAAAATAATCGAACTGATCTGA
- a CDS encoding nucleoside transporter C-terminal domain-containing protein yields MDFTSLLRGILGIAILLGIAFLISNNKKKINWRLVLSGLAIQIVLAIFIIKGDQLGSFFGPLGWIKEFFRFVSSFFVLILNFTSEGARFVFGSLGLGPGNEGSIGVFFAFQVLPTIIFFASLMSLLYYLGVMQKIVQGMAWFMARVMGTSGAESLSCTANIFVGQTEAPLMIKPYLKGMTQSELLTIMVGGMATIAGGVMAAYIQILGTAFAQANNIPIQEAQLLFATHLLGASVMAAPAALLVSKIMFPETGEPETKGTVKVSVEKNASNVIEAAAVGASEGLTLALNVAAMLIAFIALIALINYFLGWVGDLFGFNRYLTQQFGNKLSLQLLFGSVLQFLAYGIGVPWESAYHFGSLIGTKVVLNEFVAYLDMSKLVEMKSLMDEKAILMATYALCGFANFSSIAIQIGGISPLAPDRRTDLAKLGIRAVIGGTISTLLTATLAGILF; encoded by the coding sequence ATGGATTTCACTTCATTGTTACGCGGCATTCTAGGTATAGCTATTCTTTTAGGAATTGCTTTCCTTATATCGAACAATAAAAAGAAGATCAACTGGCGGCTGGTTCTAAGCGGTCTGGCAATTCAGATTGTCCTTGCCATATTCATCATAAAAGGCGATCAGCTCGGAAGTTTTTTCGGTCCGCTCGGATGGATTAAAGAATTTTTCCGTTTCGTAAGTTCATTCTTTGTATTGATATTGAACTTCACTTCCGAAGGAGCGAGATTCGTTTTCGGTAGCCTCGGACTCGGACCCGGCAACGAGGGAAGTATAGGTGTCTTCTTCGCGTTCCAGGTATTGCCTACAATAATCTTTTTTGCGAGTCTGATGTCTCTCCTCTACTATTTGGGAGTTATGCAGAAAATAGTTCAGGGGATGGCGTGGTTCATGGCAAGAGTAATGGGAACGAGCGGCGCTGAATCATTGTCCTGTACCGCAAATATATTTGTCGGACAGACCGAAGCCCCATTGATGATAAAACCGTATTTGAAAGGGATGACGCAGAGCGAGCTTCTTACAATTATGGTCGGCGGAATGGCTACTATAGCCGGCGGAGTAATGGCGGCATACATTCAAATACTCGGAACCGCATTCGCACAGGCGAACAACATTCCGATTCAGGAAGCGCAGCTCCTGTTCGCTACGCATCTTCTCGGCGCGAGCGTTATGGCAGCACCTGCCGCCCTGCTTGTTTCTAAAATAATGTTTCCGGAGACCGGCGAACCTGAGACAAAAGGGACCGTAAAAGTATCTGTCGAAAAGAACGCATCGAATGTAATTGAAGCTGCAGCCGTAGGCGCAAGCGAAGGTTTAACACTCGCTTTAAACGTAGCAGCAATGCTGATTGCGTTTATTGCTCTTATAGCACTCATAAATTATTTCCTCGGATGGGTCGGCGATCTATTCGGATTCAACAGATATCTTACTCAACAGTTCGGAAATAAGCTTTCACTGCAGCTTTTATTCGGTTCGGTGCTTCAGTTCCTTGCTTACGGAATCGGTGTTCCGTGGGAGAGCGCCTATCACTTCGGAAGCCTCATCGGCACCAAGGTGGTTCTCAATGAATTTGTAGCTTATCTCGATATGAGTAAACTCGTTGAGATGAAGTCCCTGATGGATGAAAAAGCAATATTAATGGCTACATACGCTTTGTGCGGATTTGCAAACTTCAGTTCGATAGCTATTCAGATCGGCGGAATATCCCCGCTGGCGCCCGACAGAAGAACCGACCTGGCAAAGCTTGGAATCCGTGCTGTTATCGGAGGAACAATATCGACGCTTCTAACTGCAACTCTGGCGGGTATTTTGTTTTAA
- a CDS encoding thymidine kinase has protein sequence MMEFQAHATPKETGWIEVVAGCMFSGKTEELIRRLRRAKIAKQNVKIFKPKIDIRYSVGDIVSHSEQSMPSILVENAKEILDYVDNAQVVGIDEAQFFNADLIEVCNKLANEGKRVIVAGLDQDYRGIPFEPMPQLLAIAEYITKTLAICVNCGNPADKTQRKVVSSERVLVGAADSYEARCRKCHYIPE, from the coding sequence ATGATGGAATTCCAGGCACACGCAACACCCAAGGAGACCGGCTGGATTGAAGTAGTTGCCGGATGTATGTTCAGCGGCAAGACCGAGGAACTGATACGCAGATTGAGAAGAGCCAAGATCGCCAAACAGAACGTTAAAATTTTCAAACCGAAAATTGATATACGCTACTCGGTGGGCGATATCGTTTCTCACAGTGAACAATCGATGCCTTCAATTCTGGTTGAGAACGCAAAGGAGATACTGGATTACGTTGATAATGCCCAGGTGGTAGGTATAGACGAAGCGCAGTTCTTCAATGCCGATCTTATCGAAGTCTGCAATAAACTGGCCAACGAAGGTAAAAGAGTAATTGTAGCCGGGCTCGATCAGGATTACCGCGGCATTCCATTCGAACCGATGCCGCAGCTTCTTGCAATTGCCGAGTATATAACCAAAACACTTGCAATCTGCGTCAATTGCGGAAATCCCGCCGATAAAACACAGCGTAAGGTCGTTTCATCGGAAAGAGTTCTTGTTGGAGCGGCCGACAGCTACGAAGCCCGCTGCAGAAAATGTCATTACATTCCCGAATAA